CGGGACTTCGAGCGGAACATAGAGAAACTGGCCCGGGTCGTAACGGCGGAGAAGATCGACAACCAGACCTTTTTTGTCGGACGCATCATCGATGTCGGCGAGGGCTGGATACGGATGCGGATCGAACAGAAGGGCGGGGACAGGGATATATTTATTCCCATGGACAAGATCTCGAAGGCGCGCCTGGAAATTGAAATAAAATAGGGGAGAGACCATGACCAAAGAGCTTTGTTTCGTGATAGATCAGATCAGCAGGGAGAAGGGCATCCCCCGGGATGCCTTGCTGAAGGTGCTCGAAGCGGCGCTCCTCTCGGCTGCGCGCAAGCGCTTCGGCGACCGGAGCAATATCAATCTCCGCATCGACCCCAAGACCTGCGCCATTCATGCCTTTGAGGCGAAGCGGGTGGTCGAGCAGGTTGCCGATAAGAACGAGGAGATATCGCTCGACGAGGCCGGCGCCGTAGCTCCCGGCAGCGTTCTCGGCGACACGGTCGAGATACCGGTGCCGCTCCCCGACTTCGGCAGGATCGCGGCGCAGACCGCGAAGCAGGTGATCTTCCAGCGGGTCAGGGAAGCGGAGCGGGACATTATATTCGAGGAGTTCAAGGACAAAGCGGGCCAGATCGTGAGCGGGACGGTGCTCAGGAAAGAGAAGAACCTCTATTACGTCAGCCTCGGCAAGACCGAGGCAGTGCTCCCGCAGCGCGAAACGCTTCCCAACGAGACGCTGAAGCGCGGCGATCTCGTCAAGGCCTACCTCTCAGAGGTGCGGCAGACCGCGAAAGGCCCGATGATCATGCTCTCCCGTACGGATCCGAATTTCGTGATCGGGCTCTTCAAGATGGAGGTCCCCGAGATCAACGACGGCGTCGTCATCATCAAGAGCATCGCGCGCGAGCCGGGCGAGCGGACGAAGATCGCCGTCTTCTCGAAGGACAACTCCGTCGATGCCGTCGGCGCCTGTGTCGGCATGAAGGGGACGAGGGTGCAGTCGATCGTGAGAGAGCTCAGGGGAGAACGGATCGACATCATCCCCTGGAGCGACGACCCCCGCATCTTCATCGCCAGGGCCCTCACCCCGGCGGCGGTCGACCGGGTCGGCGTCAACGAGGACGAGAAGACGGCCATGGTCATCGCCGACGACCAGCAGCTCTCCCTCGCCATCGGCAAGCGGGGCCAGAACATTAAGCTCGCCACGAAACTGACGGGCTGGGAGATAGAGATCCTCAGCGAGTCGGAATACTCGAAGATAAAGATGGAAGAAACGGAACGGTCGCTCGACAAGGCGCTCTCTGAAACACGACAGTCTCAAAGCGATGAGTCATGACCGTTCCCCTTCGCTCCAATACATAAAAGGCGTCGGGCCCCAAAAGGCCCGGCTCCTCTCCCGCCTCGGCATCACCACCGTGCAGGAGGCCCTGTACCACCTGCCCTACCGCTACGAGGACAGGAGCTCCCTCAAAAAGATCGCCCAACTCACCTATGACGAGCTGCATGCCGTAACCGGTACCGTCGCAAGCGCCGATGTTGTCACCCCCAATCCCCGGAGGCCGCGCTTCAAGCTCTTCGAGGTCGTCATTACCGACGGGAGCGGGGCGCTCAAGGCAAAGTGGTTCAACCAGACCTTTCTGAAAAAGATTTTTGCGCCGGGACGCCGGGTGGTGCTGTACGGCATGGTGAAGCGCACCTATTGGGGAGCGGGGTTCGAGATCGTCAACCCCGACTATGAGCTGCTCGACGACGGGGAGGACGATGCGCTGCAGATCCATACAGGCCGCATCGTTCCTGTCTACCACTCTACGGACGGGCTGAGCCAGAAGCAGCTCAGGACGATCATGCACGCTGTCGTCACCGGCGCTTCGACCGGCGCTCTGAACGGCGAGGATGCGATCCCCCCTGCCATAATCGACCGCTGCCATCTCCCCGGTCTGCGGGAAAGTCTCATGAACGTCCATTTCCCCTCCGATCCTTCCGAGCCGGGCGCCTCCTGCTC
This window of the Nitrospirota bacterium genome carries:
- the nusA gene encoding transcription termination factor NusA is translated as MTKELCFVIDQISREKGIPRDALLKVLEAALLSAARKRFGDRSNINLRIDPKTCAIHAFEAKRVVEQVADKNEEISLDEAGAVAPGSVLGDTVEIPVPLPDFGRIAAQTAKQVIFQRVREAERDIIFEEFKDKAGQIVSGTVLRKEKNLYYVSLGKTEAVLPQRETLPNETLKRGDLVKAYLSEVRQTAKGPMIMLSRTDPNFVIGLFKMEVPEINDGVVIIKSIAREPGERTKIAVFSKDNSVDAVGACVGMKGTRVQSIVRELRGERIDIIPWSDDPRIFIARALTPAAVDRVGVNEDEKTAMVIADDQQLSLAIGKRGQNIKLATKLTGWEIEILSESEYSKIKMEETERSLDKALSETRQSQSDES